The Calditerricola satsumensis genome includes the window CGGATGAAGGCCATCGCGTCGGTCACGTTTGACAACGAGTTCGTCGTCCACGACATCCGCGTGATCGACGGCAAGAGCGGGTTGTTTGTGGCCATGCCCAGCAAACGGACGCCGGACGGGACCTATCGCGACATCGCCCACCCCATTTCGTCGGCCATGCGCGCGAAAATCCAAGAGGCCGTGCTGGCCGCATACGCGCGCATGGCGGCGG containing:
- the spoVG gene encoding septation regulator SpoVG; translated protein: MEITDVRMRRVSAEGRMKAIASVTFDNEFVVHDIRVIDGKSGLFVAMPSKRTPDGTYRDIAHPISSAMRAKIQEAVLAAYARMAAVDEQGEQQQAGA